The proteins below are encoded in one region of Microbispora sp. NBC_01189:
- a CDS encoding threonine ammonia-lyase — MTGIRDILDARRLIAHQLPETPMWSYPVLDAAVGAEVSVKHENVQPTGAFKVRGGITLLARMADRGRGVVTYSTGNHAQSIAYASRLYGVPCAVLMPENPNPAKVAAVEALGATVEVRGATMVETAGHARDLAERTGRRLIGPADEPDIIAGVGTLYAEMFAARPDLDAVFVPVGSGTGAAAACLAAAALAPGCRVIAVQSAQAPAAHDSWRLNALVNRPVKTVVEGLATGSAFATPQAVMRARLDDFVLVGDDDILRAQRMLLGEAHTLAEGAGAAALAGLLARREEFAGRRVAVVCTGGNAGPAELARLLATL; from the coding sequence CTCGGCGGCTCATCGCCCACCAGCTCCCCGAGACGCCCATGTGGTCCTATCCGGTGCTCGACGCCGCGGTCGGCGCAGAGGTGTCCGTCAAGCACGAGAACGTGCAGCCCACGGGGGCGTTCAAGGTGCGTGGCGGCATCACGCTGCTGGCCCGGATGGCCGACCGCGGTCGCGGGGTCGTCACGTACTCCACCGGCAACCACGCCCAGTCGATCGCGTACGCGTCCCGTCTGTACGGCGTGCCCTGCGCGGTGCTGATGCCGGAGAACCCGAACCCGGCCAAGGTGGCGGCGGTCGAGGCGCTCGGGGCGACCGTCGAGGTCCGGGGCGCGACGATGGTGGAGACCGCCGGGCACGCCCGCGATCTCGCCGAGCGCACCGGACGCAGGCTGATCGGCCCGGCCGACGAGCCGGACATCATCGCCGGGGTCGGCACACTCTACGCCGAGATGTTCGCCGCCCGGCCGGACCTCGACGCGGTCTTCGTGCCCGTCGGCAGCGGCACCGGAGCGGCGGCGGCGTGCCTGGCCGCCGCCGCGCTCGCGCCCGGCTGCCGGGTGATCGCCGTCCAGTCGGCGCAGGCCCCCGCCGCGCACGACTCGTGGCGGCTGAACGCACTGGTGAACAGGCCGGTCAAGACCGTCGTGGAAGGGCTCGCCACGGGCTCGGCGTTCGCGACGCCCCAGGCCGTGATGCGGGCGCGGCTGGACGACTTCGTCCTGGTCGGCGATGACGACATCCTGCGGGCCCAGCGGATGCTGCTCGGCGAGGCCCACACGCTCGCCGAGGGAGCGGGCGCGGCCGCCCTCGCCGGGCTGCTGGCCCGGCGCGAGGAGTTCGCCGGGCGGCGGGTCGCCGTCGTCTGCACGGGCGGCAACGCCGGCCCGGCCGAGCTCGCCCGCCTCCTCGCCACCCTGTGA
- a CDS encoding substrate-binding and VWA domain-containing protein, protein MYPPPQQKRRRSVAPFIVAVIVAGALIVGLKTVFGGMPDVGKAFRGDTGGDSAGRACGDGGITLTISASSDKAELLRTMAKSYNGHEVDGRCVDVVVSSKASGDAMQALARGWNARQDGPKPDVWTPASAGWVALLRHRVEGGDKQSPASADNPAIAASPLVIAMPKPMAQALGWPSKKIGWSDVLDLANDPKGWAKYDHPEWGRFRLGKTNPNFSTSGLNATVGAYFAATGLSGDLTERDVAGAKARDFVKGVERSIVHYGDTTLTFLTNLQRADDTGTAMSYISAVTVEEKSVWDYNQGNPSGDPKTLGDHAKPKVPLVAIYPKEGTLFSDHPYAVLSWADAAKKAAAADFLKYLRASDQQKEFAKYAFRSFDGKPTDHITAADGLDPKQPATTLSTPTPQVLDRMLRSWAELRKPANVLMVMDVSGSMGAEVSGTGKTKLDLAKQAAVNALPQFGPNDRVGLWMFSLKQDGDKDYRELVPMGRNNQSRLKSRIGGLIPNGGTGLYDTALASYQEVLRHRSGDAINAVVFLTDGKNEDNNSISLDDLLPQLRQETGQDTVRMFTIAYGADADLDVLRRISQSTDAAAYDSRKPVSIDQVFTAVISNF, encoded by the coding sequence GTGTATCCCCCACCCCAGCAGAAGCGCCGCCGCAGCGTGGCCCCGTTCATCGTCGCGGTCATCGTGGCGGGAGCGCTGATCGTCGGCCTGAAGACGGTGTTCGGCGGGATGCCCGACGTCGGGAAAGCCTTCCGCGGCGACACGGGCGGTGACTCGGCCGGGCGCGCCTGCGGGGACGGCGGGATCACCCTGACCATCTCCGCCTCCAGCGACAAGGCCGAACTGCTGCGCACGATGGCCAAGAGTTACAACGGCCACGAGGTGGACGGCCGGTGCGTGGACGTCGTCGTGAGCTCCAAGGCGTCCGGTGACGCGATGCAGGCGCTGGCGCGCGGCTGGAACGCGCGGCAGGACGGGCCGAAGCCGGACGTGTGGACGCCCGCGTCCGCCGGTTGGGTCGCCCTCCTGCGGCACCGCGTCGAGGGCGGCGACAAGCAGTCACCGGCCTCCGCCGACAACCCTGCGATCGCCGCGTCTCCGCTGGTCATCGCGATGCCCAAGCCGATGGCGCAGGCGCTCGGCTGGCCGTCGAAGAAGATCGGCTGGTCGGACGTCCTCGACCTCGCGAACGACCCGAAGGGCTGGGCGAAGTACGACCATCCCGAGTGGGGCCGGTTCCGCCTCGGCAAGACGAACCCGAACTTCTCCACCTCGGGCCTCAACGCGACCGTCGGAGCCTACTTCGCCGCCACCGGGCTGTCGGGCGACCTCACCGAGCGGGACGTCGCCGGGGCGAAGGCCCGTGACTTCGTCAAGGGCGTCGAGCGGTCCATCGTCCACTACGGCGACACCACGCTGACCTTCCTGACGAACCTCCAGCGCGCCGACGACACGGGAACCGCGATGTCCTACATCTCCGCGGTGACCGTGGAGGAGAAGTCGGTCTGGGACTACAACCAGGGCAACCCGAGCGGCGACCCCAAGACGCTCGGCGACCACGCGAAGCCGAAGGTCCCGCTGGTGGCGATCTATCCCAAGGAGGGCACGCTCTTCTCCGACCATCCGTACGCGGTGCTGTCCTGGGCGGACGCGGCGAAGAAGGCCGCGGCGGCCGACTTCCTGAAGTACCTGCGGGCGTCGGACCAGCAGAAGGAGTTCGCGAAGTACGCGTTCCGGTCGTTCGACGGCAAGCCGACCGACCACATCACTGCCGCCGACGGCCTCGACCCCAAGCAGCCGGCGACCACGCTGAGCACTCCGACCCCGCAGGTGCTCGACCGGATGCTGCGGAGCTGGGCGGAGCTGCGCAAGCCCGCCAACGTGCTGATGGTGATGGACGTCTCCGGCTCGATGGGCGCCGAGGTCTCCGGCACCGGCAAGACCAAGCTCGACCTCGCCAAGCAGGCCGCGGTCAACGCGCTGCCGCAGTTCGGCCCGAACGACCGGGTCGGCCTGTGGATGTTCTCCCTCAAGCAGGACGGCGACAAGGACTACCGCGAGCTCGTGCCCATGGGCAGGAACAACCAGTCGCGCCTCAAGAGCCGCATCGGGGGCCTGATCCCCAACGGAGGCACGGGCCTGTACGACACCGCCCTCGCGTCGTACCAGGAGGTGCTGCGGCACCGGAGCGGCGACGCCATCAACGCGGTCGTGTTCCTGACCGACGGCAAGAACGAGGACAACAACTCGATCTCCCTCGACGACCTGCTGCCGCAGCTGCGTCAGGAGACCGGGCAGGACACGGTGCGCATGTTCACCATCGCGTACGGCGCGGACGCCGATCTCGACGTGCTGCGGCGCATCTCGCAGAGCACCGACGCGGCGGCCTACGATTCCCGCAAGCCCGTGAGCATCGACCAGGTGTTCACCGCCGTCATCTCCAACTTCTGA